One genomic segment of Mycolicibacterium psychrotolerans includes these proteins:
- the solA gene encoding N-methyl-L-tryptophan oxidase, which translates to MTSQTFDVIVIGLGGMGSAAAYHLAARGQRVLGLEKFTPAHDRGSSHGGSRIIRQSYFEDPAYVPLLLRAYDLWDRLAVDSGRDVYRMTGGLFLGPPDSLTVAGSLRASREWDLPHELLDANEIRARYPNFTPSPGDVALYEAKAGFARPELTVQAHLELAEKAGATLQFGDEVLEWGETADGVTVRTAATTYTAGQLVICPGAWAPQLLAEFGIPITVERQVLYWLDPVGGTAPFVDHPIFIHEDSSGMQSYGFPAIDGPRGGVKVAFFRKGIECTPDTIDRTVHSREIREMRETVARLLPALDGPCLHSATCMYSNTPDQHFVIARHPDSDHVTVACGFSGHGFKFVPVVGEILADLAISGATAHPISLFDPKRLVTT; encoded by the coding sequence ATGACCTCGCAGACCTTCGATGTCATCGTCATCGGGCTCGGCGGCATGGGCAGCGCCGCCGCCTACCACCTGGCCGCGCGGGGGCAGCGCGTGCTGGGCCTGGAGAAGTTCACCCCGGCCCACGACCGCGGGTCCAGCCACGGCGGGTCGCGCATCATCCGGCAGTCCTACTTCGAGGACCCGGCCTACGTGCCGCTGCTGCTGCGCGCCTACGACCTGTGGGACCGGTTGGCGGTCGACAGCGGCAGGGACGTGTACCGGATGACCGGCGGACTGTTCCTCGGCCCGCCCGACAGCCTCACCGTGGCAGGCAGTCTGCGGGCGAGCCGCGAATGGGACCTGCCGCACGAGCTCCTCGACGCGAACGAGATCCGCGCGCGGTACCCGAACTTCACGCCGTCGCCCGGCGACGTCGCGCTGTACGAGGCCAAAGCCGGTTTCGCCCGGCCCGAACTGACCGTGCAGGCACATCTCGAGCTGGCCGAGAAGGCCGGGGCCACTTTGCAATTCGGTGACGAGGTGCTCGAGTGGGGGGAGACCGCCGACGGCGTGACGGTGCGCACGGCCGCCACGACCTACACGGCGGGCCAGCTCGTCATCTGTCCGGGAGCGTGGGCGCCGCAGCTGCTCGCCGAGTTCGGCATCCCGATCACCGTCGAACGTCAGGTGCTGTACTGGCTCGACCCCGTCGGCGGCACCGCCCCGTTCGTCGACCACCCGATCTTCATTCACGAGGACTCCTCCGGGATGCAGTCCTACGGATTTCCCGCCATCGACGGACCGCGGGGAGGTGTCAAGGTCGCGTTCTTCCGTAAAGGGATCGAATGCACGCCAGACACCATCGACCGGACCGTGCACTCCCGCGAGATCCGCGAGATGCGGGAGACGGTCGCCCGCCTGCTGCCCGCACTGGACGGGCCGTGCCTGCACTCGGCGACATGCATGTACTCCAACACCCCCGACCAGCACTTCGTGATCGCGCGCCATCCCGACAGCGACCATGTGACGGTGGCGTGCGGATTCTCCGGGCACGGCTTCAAATTCGTTCCCGTGGTGGGGGAGATCCTCGCCGACCTGGCCATCTCCGGCGCGACGGCGCACCCGATCTCGCTGTTCGACCCCAAGAGGTTGGTGACGACATGA
- a CDS encoding aromatic ring-hydroxylating oxygenase subunit alpha: MTALLATLGGRYYTGADVFAAEQEHIFENMWFCAVRSSDLALPGKFKKVQVGRESVLLVRGRDGLLRAFLNVCRHRGAQLCTESEGEVKRTLRCPYHSWTYALDGKLVAAPNIGTLTDGAGAPIDRYAYGLVPVALTEWLGYAWVCLSDTPPPFDDVIGEATRTLGDADTINRYGIGGLDVGHRVVYDVAANWKLIVENFMECYHCSSIHPELVGVLPEFARGVAAQANVGLGAEFGTEVAGFTVDGAAGFDRLPGITDDQDRRYYAITVKPTVFINLVPDHVIFHRMFPMSVDRTIVECDWLYTGDVVASERDVSASVELFHRVNLQDFDACERTQPAMSSRAYRDGGVLVPAEHHLAEFHHWVVSRLATSV; this comes from the coding sequence ATGACCGCCCTTCTCGCCACGCTCGGCGGCCGCTACTACACCGGTGCCGACGTCTTCGCCGCCGAGCAGGAACACATCTTCGAGAACATGTGGTTCTGTGCGGTGCGCTCGTCGGACCTGGCGCTGCCCGGAAAGTTCAAGAAGGTCCAGGTCGGCCGTGAGAGCGTGCTGCTGGTGCGCGGACGCGACGGGTTGCTGCGTGCCTTCCTCAACGTCTGCAGGCACCGCGGGGCGCAGCTGTGTACCGAGTCCGAGGGGGAGGTGAAGCGTACGCTGCGCTGCCCGTACCACTCCTGGACCTACGCCCTGGACGGCAAGCTGGTCGCCGCGCCGAACATCGGGACGCTGACCGACGGTGCCGGCGCGCCCATCGACCGGTACGCCTACGGCCTGGTGCCCGTCGCGCTGACGGAGTGGCTCGGCTACGCCTGGGTGTGCCTGTCCGACACCCCGCCGCCGTTCGACGACGTGATCGGCGAGGCGACCCGCACCCTCGGCGACGCCGATACGATCAACCGGTACGGCATCGGCGGGCTGGACGTGGGGCACCGGGTGGTCTACGACGTCGCGGCCAACTGGAAGCTCATCGTCGAGAACTTCATGGAGTGCTACCACTGCAGCTCCATCCATCCCGAACTGGTCGGCGTGCTGCCCGAGTTCGCGCGGGGAGTGGCCGCCCAGGCCAACGTCGGTCTCGGTGCGGAGTTCGGCACCGAGGTGGCGGGTTTCACCGTAGACGGCGCCGCGGGTTTCGACCGGCTGCCGGGCATCACCGACGACCAGGACCGCCGCTACTACGCGATCACCGTGAAACCGACGGTGTTCATCAACCTGGTGCCCGATCACGTGATCTTCCACCGGATGTTCCCGATGTCGGTGGACCGCACGATCGTCGAGTGCGACTGGCTCTACACCGGTGACGTCGTCGCCTCCGAGCGCGACGTGTCCGCGTCGGTCGAACTGTTCCACCGGGTCAACCTGCAGGACTTCGACGCCTGCGAACGCACCCAGCCCGCGATGTCGTCGCGGGCCTACCGTGACGGCGGTGTCCTCGTTCCCGCGGAACATCACCTCGCGGAGTTCCATCACTGGGTAGTGTCCCGGCTGGCGACGTCGGTGTAG
- a CDS encoding aldehyde dehydrogenase family protein has product MDGEPDLCIGGTWRHASDGGTREIVDPADGSVAAVVDEATPDDARAAVAAARAAFDDGAWRATTAAERSELLNRIADLLQRDKEDLAHLETRDTGKTLAESRIDIDDVTSVFRYYSRLIGVETDTLVDVGDPAVISRVVREPIGVCVLIAPWNYPLLQMSWKVAPALAAGCTMVAKPSEVTPLSTIAFVRLLDEVGLPPGVVNLLQGSGATLGSALTDNPDVDFISFTGGLATGRSIAATAAAHVTKVALELGGKNPHIVFADVRDSGDWDAAVDHVLTGVFLHSGQVCSAGTRLIVEESIADDFVAALADRAGTIRVGNGMDPASETGPLVSEQHRAKVEDYVALGVSEGAKLVCGGSRPSDPALAHGYFYLPTIFDRCDRSMRIVAEETFGPILTVERFTSEDEAIALGNDTEYGLAAGVRTSDTARGERVVRALRHGTVWLNDFGYYTASAEWGGFGKSGNGRELGPTGLAEYQEHKHIWHNTAPTAAGWFKN; this is encoded by the coding sequence ATGGACGGTGAACCCGACCTCTGTATCGGTGGCACCTGGCGGCACGCCTCCGACGGAGGCACCCGCGAGATCGTCGACCCCGCCGACGGCTCCGTCGCCGCCGTGGTCGACGAAGCCACCCCCGACGACGCGCGCGCAGCCGTGGCGGCTGCCCGGGCCGCCTTCGACGACGGCGCCTGGCGCGCCACCACCGCCGCTGAGCGCTCCGAGCTGCTGAACAGGATCGCCGACCTGCTGCAGCGCGACAAGGAGGATCTCGCGCATCTGGAGACGCGGGACACCGGAAAGACGCTCGCGGAGAGCCGGATCGACATCGACGACGTCACCTCGGTGTTCCGGTACTACTCCCGCCTGATCGGTGTCGAGACCGACACGCTGGTCGACGTCGGAGACCCCGCCGTCATCAGCCGGGTGGTGCGCGAACCGATCGGGGTGTGCGTGCTGATCGCGCCGTGGAACTACCCGCTGCTGCAGATGTCCTGGAAGGTGGCGCCCGCACTGGCGGCGGGCTGCACCATGGTGGCCAAACCCAGCGAGGTCACCCCGCTGAGCACCATCGCGTTCGTTCGTCTGCTCGACGAGGTGGGGTTGCCGCCCGGCGTGGTCAACCTTCTGCAGGGCAGCGGCGCCACCCTCGGCTCCGCGCTCACCGACAACCCGGACGTCGACTTCATCTCGTTCACCGGCGGCCTGGCCACCGGGCGCAGCATCGCGGCGACCGCCGCCGCGCACGTCACCAAGGTGGCCCTCGAACTCGGCGGCAAGAACCCGCACATCGTGTTCGCCGACGTCCGCGACAGCGGAGACTGGGACGCCGCCGTCGACCATGTGCTCACCGGCGTCTTCCTGCATTCCGGGCAGGTCTGCTCGGCGGGCACCCGGCTGATCGTCGAGGAGTCCATCGCCGACGACTTCGTCGCCGCGCTGGCCGACCGCGCGGGCACCATCCGCGTCGGAAACGGCATGGACCCGGCCAGCGAGACCGGGCCGCTGGTCTCCGAGCAGCACAGGGCGAAGGTGGAAGACTATGTCGCACTGGGTGTCTCAGAAGGCGCCAAGCTGGTCTGCGGCGGTTCGCGGCCCAGCGATCCGGCCTTGGCGCACGGCTACTTCTACCTTCCCACGATCTTCGACCGGTGCGACCGGTCGATGCGCATCGTCGCAGAGGAGACCTTCGGGCCGATCCTGACGGTCGAGCGATTCACCAGCGAGGACGAGGCCATCGCCCTCGGCAACGACACGGAATACGGTCTCGCGGCCGGGGTTCGGACATCGGACACCGCCCGGGGCGAACGTGTGGTGCGTGCACTGCGGCACGGCACGGTCTGGCTCAACGACTTCGGCTACTACACCGCGTCCGCCGAATGGGGCGGGTTCGGCAAATCGGGCAACGGGCGCGAACTGGGCCCCACCGGGCTGGCCGAATATCAAGAGCACAAACACATCTGGCACAACACCGCTCCCACCGCCGCGGGCTGGTTCAAGAATTGA
- a CDS encoding APC family permease, translating into MVIKQPHADSGMEDFGYKESLDRSIGKFASFAAGVSYISILTGTFQLFYFGFGTGGPAYLWSWPMVFIGQMAVALCFMELAAKYPVAGSVYNWSKKLGSRLVGWTSGWLMLTASIVTISAVVLAYQLNLPRLWSGFQIVGDGTGTYDFATNAVVLGTVLIVFTTIINALGVKLMSIINSAGVFIELIAAVLIVIILAVNVKRGPDVFFSTEGYGQGESLGYLGVFFIASLASLYVMYGFDTASSLGEETVEPRKTAPKAIFRAILASFVIGGGILVFAVMSAPDLKDPQIGESSGGLQYIVEQVMWGPLGKVFLACIVVAVTVCTLAVHTAAIRLSFAMARDNALPFGEKLATVNPKTQTPIVPAVTIGVISAIILAINIGQPKIFTVLTSIAIIMIYLAYLMVTAPMLKKRFQGQWPPADLKEGGYFTMGKWGLPVNIFAVLWGASMALNLAWPRVAVYGDPWYNTWGAFVYIGVIVGSGLLWYALKGRHHIGTLKSHAVETVREADPDQLAGQA; encoded by the coding sequence ATGGTGATCAAACAGCCGCATGCCGACAGTGGCATGGAGGACTTCGGCTACAAGGAATCGCTGGACCGCAGCATCGGCAAGTTCGCCAGCTTCGCCGCGGGCGTCAGCTACATCTCGATCCTGACCGGCACGTTCCAGCTGTTCTACTTCGGCTTCGGGACGGGTGGGCCCGCGTATCTGTGGTCGTGGCCCATGGTGTTCATCGGCCAGATGGCCGTCGCGCTGTGTTTCATGGAGCTCGCGGCGAAGTACCCGGTGGCGGGCTCGGTCTACAACTGGAGCAAGAAACTCGGTAGCCGGCTGGTGGGCTGGACGTCGGGATGGCTGATGTTGACGGCGTCCATCGTGACGATCTCCGCGGTGGTGCTGGCCTACCAGCTCAACCTGCCGCGACTGTGGAGCGGGTTCCAGATCGTCGGCGACGGCACCGGCACCTACGACTTCGCCACCAACGCCGTCGTTCTCGGCACCGTGCTGATCGTCTTCACGACGATCATCAACGCCCTCGGCGTCAAACTGATGTCGATCATCAACAGCGCCGGCGTGTTCATCGAACTGATCGCCGCGGTGCTGATCGTGATCATCCTCGCGGTCAACGTCAAACGCGGGCCGGACGTCTTCTTCTCCACGGAGGGCTACGGCCAGGGGGAGAGCCTGGGCTACCTCGGTGTGTTCTTCATCGCGTCGCTGGCCTCGCTCTACGTGATGTACGGCTTCGACACGGCGAGCTCGCTCGGCGAGGAGACCGTGGAGCCGCGAAAGACCGCGCCCAAGGCCATTTTCCGCGCGATCCTGGCGTCTTTCGTGATCGGCGGCGGCATCCTCGTGTTCGCGGTGATGTCCGCGCCGGATCTGAAGGACCCGCAGATCGGGGAGAGCAGCGGCGGCCTGCAGTACATCGTCGAGCAGGTGATGTGGGGCCCGCTGGGCAAGGTGTTCCTCGCCTGCATCGTCGTGGCGGTGACCGTGTGCACCCTGGCTGTCCACACCGCGGCGATACGCCTGTCGTTCGCGATGGCACGTGACAACGCCCTGCCGTTCGGCGAGAAGCTGGCCACGGTGAACCCGAAGACCCAGACCCCGATCGTGCCGGCCGTGACGATCGGCGTCATCTCCGCGATCATCCTGGCGATCAACATCGGTCAGCCCAAGATCTTCACCGTGCTGACGTCGATCGCGATCATCATGATCTACCTCGCGTACCTGATGGTCACCGCACCGATGCTGAAGAAGCGGTTCCAGGGCCAGTGGCCGCCCGCCGATCTCAAAGAAGGCGGCTACTTCACCATGGGCAAGTGGGGCCTGCCGGTGAACATCTTCGCGGTGCTGTGGGGGGCGAGCATGGCGCTCAACCTGGCGTGGCCACGCGTCGCCGTGTACGGCGACCCCTGGTACAACACCTGGGGTGCGTTCGTCTACATCGGTGTCATCGTCGGCTCCGGCCTCCTGTGGTACGCGCTCAAGGGGCGCCACCACATCGGCACGCTGAAGTCCCATGCCGTCGAAACCGTGCGCGAGGCCGATCCTGATCAGCTCGCGGGGCAGGCCTGA
- a CDS encoding GMC family oxidoreductase, whose amino-acid sequence MADAGTFDYVIAGGGTAGCVLAARLSEDPDVTVCLIEAGPSDVGDDKILVLADWMHLLDSGYDWDYPVEPQERGNSFMRHARGKVLGGCSSHNSCIAFHPPAEALDEWSAMGATGWSAAEVLPLVKRLTETVTLRDIPPEDPCGAAVLEAAASVGMPTVAFNRGETVRNGAGWFQINATQDGTRNSTSHAFLHPILGTRKNLEVRTDTWVSEVLFDDGLRATGVRYQRPDLTGYDTVAARREVILTAGAIDTPKLLMLSGIGPTAHLREIGVDVRVDSPGVGANLDDHVEGLVFWEAARPMVTTSTQWWEIGLFTTIDDGVSQPDLMMHYGSVPFDMNTLRRGYPTTDNGFCLTPNVTQGHSRGTVRLRTRDFRDRPRVDPRYFTDPDGYDDRIMLAGVKLARRIAEQSPLTPWVARELAPGSDATTDDELLDYIHQCHNTVYHPAATARMGAVSDPMAVLDPHLRVKGVTGLRVVDASAMPKLPSVNPNITVMTMAEKCADLIRTG is encoded by the coding sequence ATGGCTGACGCCGGCACCTTCGACTACGTCATCGCCGGCGGCGGTACCGCCGGATGTGTGCTGGCCGCGCGGCTCTCCGAGGACCCGGACGTGACGGTCTGCCTGATCGAGGCCGGGCCGTCCGATGTCGGCGACGACAAGATCCTGGTGCTCGCCGACTGGATGCATCTGCTCGACTCCGGCTACGACTGGGACTACCCGGTGGAGCCGCAGGAGCGCGGCAACTCGTTCATGCGGCACGCCAGGGGGAAGGTCCTCGGCGGGTGCTCGTCGCACAACTCCTGCATCGCCTTCCACCCGCCCGCCGAGGCGCTCGACGAATGGTCGGCGATGGGCGCGACGGGGTGGAGCGCCGCCGAGGTTCTGCCGCTGGTCAAGCGCCTCACCGAGACAGTGACGCTGCGCGACATCCCGCCCGAGGATCCCTGCGGCGCAGCGGTTCTCGAGGCCGCTGCGTCGGTCGGCATGCCCACGGTGGCGTTCAACCGCGGCGAGACGGTGCGCAACGGCGCCGGTTGGTTCCAGATCAACGCCACGCAGGACGGGACCAGGAACTCGACGTCGCACGCGTTCCTGCACCCGATCCTCGGTACCCGCAAGAACCTCGAGGTACGCACCGACACCTGGGTTTCGGAGGTCCTGTTCGACGACGGACTGCGCGCGACCGGGGTGCGCTACCAGCGGCCGGACCTGACCGGCTACGACACGGTGGCCGCCCGCCGGGAGGTGATCTTGACCGCGGGGGCCATCGACACCCCGAAGCTGTTGATGCTCTCCGGGATCGGGCCGACTGCACACCTGCGAGAGATCGGCGTCGACGTGCGCGTCGACTCGCCAGGGGTCGGCGCCAACCTCGACGACCACGTCGAGGGTCTGGTGTTCTGGGAGGCGGCCCGACCGATGGTGACCACCTCGACCCAGTGGTGGGAGATCGGGCTTTTCACCACGATCGACGACGGCGTGAGCCAGCCGGACCTGATGATGCACTACGGCAGCGTCCCGTTCGACATGAACACGCTGCGCCGCGGCTACCCGACCACCGACAACGGATTCTGCCTGACGCCCAACGTGACCCAGGGCCACTCCCGCGGAACGGTCCGGCTACGCACCCGCGACTTCCGCGACCGCCCCCGCGTCGACCCCCGGTACTTCACCGACCCCGACGGGTACGACGATCGGATCATGCTGGCGGGGGTGAAACTCGCCCGCCGCATCGCTGAACAGTCCCCGCTGACGCCGTGGGTGGCGCGCGAGCTCGCGCCGGGGTCGGACGCCACCACCGACGACGAGCTGCTCGACTACATCCACCAGTGCCACAACACCGTCTACCACCCTGCCGCGACGGCGCGGATGGGTGCGGTGTCCGATCCGATGGCCGTGCTCGACCCGCACCTGCGGGTCAAGGGGGTCACGGGGTTGCGAGTGGTGGACGCCTCGGCGATGCCGAAGTTGCCGTCGGTGAACCCGAACATCACCGTGATGACGATGGCGGAGAAGTGTGCCGACCTCATCCGAACAGGCTGA
- a CDS encoding putative nucleotidyltransferase substrate binding domain-containing protein — translation MPTSSEQAEAARLPEFLAEHTPFQASTADELAALAEGAAIERFPAGVVVADYAARVPDEVWMVRDGMVALRASGDGALIDVVGPGGIFGYMPLLTGAGMDFEARTAAPSTLIRLPGALVRAQFAKPAGLAFLASSGWNRAAAERPTIAPATDSRPVAELVHGDVLLVEPGETVREVVTKMTEHHVSYALIRLPDGGLGIFTDRDLRTRVVAAGRPVDVSISSVMSAPARTVTADLTADSVLMEMLECGLRHMPVLTVRGEVVGVLEDADLLAASARQSFLLRRSIALATDATQLRAVGHQVTGTAVALFRSGTKAVATSAILSVVIDSLVRRALELVVAQGDRVPAGGFAWLTLGSVARREAMPSSDVDSALSWRDDLAAEAPRLRSLAGAVHDLLDDAGLPSDRNGAIAAKPKFSRSQSDWRTAAHGWLDDPLRDRGLMFSSLLIDGRVVWGDPGLHTVPAAYQRMREEHPNALRLQLLDALSGRMKTRSLRDVLSRRGGTFDLKNHAVTPIVNLARWGGLAAGVTSASTPTRLEAAAQAGALSERDARTLGDVFAMLQRLRMAHQVDQITAGRTPGDIVASSELSPLNRSLLGDGLREIAAVRRRVGNLGFSGV, via the coding sequence GTGCCGACCTCATCCGAACAGGCTGAGGCCGCCCGGCTGCCGGAGTTCCTGGCCGAGCACACCCCGTTTCAGGCCTCGACCGCCGACGAACTCGCGGCGCTGGCCGAGGGCGCCGCGATCGAACGATTCCCCGCCGGCGTCGTCGTCGCCGATTACGCCGCACGCGTTCCCGACGAGGTGTGGATGGTGCGCGACGGCATGGTGGCGTTGCGGGCCAGCGGCGACGGCGCGCTGATCGACGTCGTCGGCCCCGGGGGGATCTTCGGCTACATGCCGCTGTTGACCGGCGCCGGAATGGATTTCGAGGCGCGCACGGCCGCGCCGAGCACGCTGATCCGGCTGCCCGGCGCGCTGGTCCGGGCGCAGTTCGCCAAGCCGGCCGGATTGGCGTTCCTGGCGTCGTCGGGCTGGAACCGCGCCGCGGCCGAGCGGCCGACCATCGCCCCGGCCACCGACAGCAGGCCCGTCGCCGAACTCGTCCACGGCGACGTGCTGCTCGTCGAGCCGGGGGAGACGGTGCGCGAGGTCGTGACGAAGATGACCGAGCATCACGTGTCCTACGCGTTGATCCGGCTACCGGACGGCGGCCTCGGCATCTTCACCGACCGGGATCTGCGGACGCGGGTGGTGGCCGCGGGGCGCCCCGTCGACGTCTCCATCTCCTCGGTGATGAGCGCACCGGCGCGCACCGTGACCGCAGACCTGACCGCCGACAGCGTGCTGATGGAGATGCTGGAGTGCGGGTTGCGGCACATGCCGGTGCTCACCGTGCGCGGCGAGGTGGTGGGTGTGCTCGAGGACGCCGACCTGCTCGCCGCGTCGGCGCGCCAGAGCTTCCTGCTGCGCCGCTCGATCGCGCTCGCCACCGACGCGACGCAGCTGCGCGCGGTCGGCCACCAGGTCACCGGCACGGCCGTTGCCCTGTTCCGCAGCGGCACCAAGGCCGTCGCCACCAGCGCGATCCTGTCGGTGGTCATCGACAGCCTGGTGCGCCGCGCGCTCGAACTGGTCGTCGCGCAGGGTGACCGCGTGCCTGCCGGCGGATTCGCCTGGCTGACGCTGGGCAGCGTCGCACGCCGCGAGGCGATGCCGTCCTCCGACGTCGACAGTGCGTTGTCGTGGCGCGACGACCTGGCGGCCGAGGCCCCTCGGCTGCGGAGCCTCGCCGGTGCGGTGCACGATCTCCTCGACGACGCCGGGCTGCCGTCGGACCGCAACGGCGCGATCGCCGCCAAACCGAAGTTCTCCCGCTCACAATCGGATTGGCGCACCGCCGCGCACGGGTGGCTCGACGACCCGCTGCGCGACCGCGGGCTGATGTTCTCCTCGCTGCTGATCGACGGGCGCGTGGTGTGGGGCGACCCGGGGCTGCACACCGTGCCTGCGGCCTATCAGCGGATGCGCGAGGAACATCCGAACGCGTTGCGCCTGCAGCTGCTCGACGCGCTGTCGGGGCGGATGAAGACCCGTTCGCTGCGCGATGTGCTGTCGCGGCGCGGGGGCACCTTCGACCTGAAGAACCACGCCGTCACACCGATCGTGAACCTGGCCCGGTGGGGTGGGCTGGCCGCCGGTGTCACCTCGGCGTCCACGCCGACGCGGCTGGAGGCGGCCGCGCAGGCCGGAGCGCTCAGCGAGCGCGACGCCCGCACACTGGGCGACGTCTTCGCGATGCTGCAGCGGCTGCGGATGGCCCATCAGGTCGACCAGATCACCGCGGGCCGCACACCCGGCGACATCGTGGCGTCCTCGGAGCTGTCCCCGCTCAACCGCAGTCTGCTCGGTGACGGGCTGCGCGAGATCGCCGCCGTCCGGCGTCGGGTCGGCAACCTCGGGTTCTCGGGCGTATAG
- a CDS encoding IclR family transcriptional regulator produces the protein MPTPSERAPRETTAAVQSVDRALQVLEIIAALGQAGVTEIATELGVHKSTASRLVAALEARGYVEQISERGKYRLGLALSRLSRAAGGHADLVKTSQDICDALSVDVGETTNVAVLDGDRIVNIVESIGPAEITLRTWVGQSCPAYATSSGKVLLAGLEPADVRARLRPPWVPFTDATVTTVAELAEQLATVRERGWASVTEELEVGLNAVAAPIFDVHSQVVAALSVSGPAYRLSVERFDEVAKRTVNAADAVSRRLGWSPRTGQDQ, from the coding sequence ATGCCCACGCCCTCCGAGCGCGCACCCCGTGAGACCACCGCCGCCGTGCAGTCCGTCGACCGGGCGCTTCAGGTGCTGGAGATCATCGCCGCCCTCGGGCAGGCCGGGGTCACCGAGATCGCGACCGAACTCGGCGTGCACAAGTCCACCGCGTCGCGTCTGGTCGCCGCGCTGGAAGCCCGCGGCTACGTCGAACAGATCTCCGAGCGCGGCAAGTACCGCCTCGGGCTGGCGCTCTCACGGTTGTCCCGCGCGGCCGGGGGACACGCCGACCTGGTGAAGACGAGCCAGGACATCTGCGACGCGCTGAGCGTCGACGTGGGGGAGACCACCAATGTGGCGGTCCTCGACGGCGACCGCATCGTGAACATCGTCGAGTCGATCGGTCCGGCCGAGATCACGCTGCGCACCTGGGTCGGCCAGAGCTGCCCGGCGTACGCCACCTCGAGTGGCAAGGTGCTGCTCGCGGGCCTGGAGCCGGCCGACGTGCGGGCCCGGCTGCGCCCGCCCTGGGTGCCCTTCACCGACGCCACCGTCACCACGGTCGCCGAACTCGCCGAGCAGCTGGCCACGGTGCGGGAGCGCGGGTGGGCCAGTGTCACCGAGGAACTCGAGGTCGGTCTGAACGCGGTGGCCGCGCCGATCTTCGACGTGCACTCGCAAGTGGTTGCCGCACTGAGCGTTTCGGGACCGGCCTACCGGCTCTCGGTGGAGCGGTTCGACGAGGTGGCGAAACGGACGGTGAACGCCGCGGATGCCGTCAGCCGCCGTCTCGGTTGGAGCCCCCGGACCGGTCAGGACCAGTAG
- a CDS encoding spore photoproduct lyase family protein: protein MAPPACAMPIPQWRNAYGDLLRTVADATADIPDLDLTVERITHRFTAASRDVLTSWYPRTKLGMDEAARTRKYGKYGAAKYVYPKHTMAELRSWFDTELAATLPAARALYWS from the coding sequence ATGGCTCCCCCGGCGTGTGCCATGCCGATCCCGCAGTGGCGCAACGCTTATGGCGATCTGCTGCGCACCGTGGCCGACGCCACCGCGGACATCCCGGACCTCGATCTGACCGTCGAGCGCATCACCCACCGCTTCACCGCGGCGAGCAGGGACGTGCTGACGTCGTGGTACCCGCGGACGAAGCTCGGGATGGACGAGGCAGCCCGGACACGCAAGTACGGGAAGTACGGCGCGGCGAAATACGTTTATCCGAAACACACGATGGCCGAACTGCGGTCGTGGTTCGACACCGAACTCGCCGCGACGCTGCCCGCCGCGCGGGCCCTCTACTGGTCCTGA
- a CDS encoding alpha/beta fold hydrolase: MGSRASRSAPVDGFRLAFDRFGTPGAPSVLLLHGWPGNRHDYRRLVPLLLDSGRDIDVVVPDLRGFGGSDKHDVAVSHFYSASAQAASVVGLIAELGLAPVVIGGYDVGSRVAQSVARMHPDLIHALVLSPPLPGAGERVLTAPAQAEFWYQAFHQLPLSARLVDGNDDAVREYLRHFWSHWSGPGFALSEDDLDSLVADYALAGAFTASIAWYRAGAGTIAQSLTELPPEQAIRIHAPTDVLWPGRDPLFPPAWSDRLEHYFTDVTVHTAPAAGHFTPLECPDAFARLLLDRRRPPE, from the coding sequence ATGGGGTCACGGGCATCGCGCAGCGCGCCCGTCGACGGTTTCCGGTTGGCCTTCGATCGCTTCGGCACGCCCGGCGCGCCGTCGGTGCTGCTGCTGCACGGCTGGCCGGGCAACCGCCACGACTATCGGCGGCTGGTGCCGCTGCTGCTGGACTCCGGCCGGGACATCGACGTGGTGGTGCCGGACCTGCGCGGCTTCGGCGGCTCGGACAAACACGACGTGGCCGTCAGCCACTTCTACAGCGCGTCGGCGCAGGCGGCCAGCGTCGTCGGACTGATCGCGGAGCTAGGTCTGGCGCCGGTGGTGATCGGCGGCTACGACGTCGGCAGCCGCGTCGCCCAGAGTGTGGCGCGCATGCACCCCGACCTGATCCACGCGCTGGTGTTGTCACCGCCGCTGCCGGGTGCGGGCGAGCGGGTGCTCACCGCACCCGCCCAGGCCGAGTTCTGGTATCAGGCGTTTCACCAACTTCCGTTGTCGGCGCGGCTGGTCGACGGCAACGACGACGCCGTGCGCGAGTATCTGCGGCACTTCTGGAGTCACTGGTCCGGACCGGGGTTCGCCCTCAGTGAGGACGACCTCGACTCGCTGGTGGCCGACTACGCGCTGGCCGGTGCCTTCACCGCGTCGATCGCCTGGTACCGGGCCGGGGCGGGCACGATCGCGCAGTCGCTGACCGAGCTCCCGCCCGAGCAGGCGATCCGGATCCACGCTCCCACCGACGTGCTCTGGCCGGGCCGGGATCCGCTGTTCCCGCCGGCGTGGTCGGACCGGCTCGAGCATTACTTCACCGATGTGACGGTGCACACCGCACCCGCAGCCGGTCACTTCACCCCGCTGGAGTGCCCGGACGCGTTCGCCCGTCTGCTGCTCGACCGCAGACGTCCACCGGAATGA